One Streptomyces sp. R28 DNA window includes the following coding sequences:
- a CDS encoding amylo-alpha-1,6-glucosidase, which yields MTAAPSGPAFSVHDIPFSTHGSWFGISPVLAEKERSEDLHLVSHQNGMHAVLRLIPLDTTTGDRAETMVQATASLLSWADAGGRIDLAYESPDTVRLRGEGLGLRVTAAAKALTPFSGTYFYRDPVADAHVFTSYETGRRYRITVLSGTVADESGAQVLGAGERGLTITAGADGSWEASVEELDSARRPYASSATFGDVAAAARRSFAEFVDTVAPWRSSATPAAELAAYVVWSATVQPTGLVTRPAVLMSKHWMDKVWSWDHCFNALALAPGAPALAWDQYSLPFDHQDESGALPDSVTHSEVLYNFVKPPIHGWALGHLRRRLPEPLDQAELAEAYERLTRWTDFWLTARRTPGAALPHYQHGNDSGWDNATTFDPERVIVSADLAAFLILQLRELADLATELGRPDDAHWWTRAADTTQAAMLDELWTGDRFVARGVHSGDSWDSSSLLDLMPIALGEHLPDSVSTVLADRIDAHLTPHGLATELPASPHYLADGYWRGPIWAPATVLIEDGLRRGGHERLANEISARFRALCETYGFAENFDALTGTGLRDRAYTWTASSYLLLAEAHELRHTAPATRTGG from the coding sequence ATGACCGCCGCCCCGTCCGGCCCGGCCTTCTCCGTCCACGACATCCCGTTTAGTACACACGGATCCTGGTTCGGTATCTCTCCCGTGCTCGCGGAGAAGGAGCGCTCCGAGGACCTCCACCTCGTCTCGCACCAGAACGGCATGCACGCCGTCCTGCGGCTGATCCCCCTCGACACGACGACGGGTGACCGGGCCGAGACCATGGTGCAGGCGACCGCGAGCCTGCTCAGCTGGGCCGATGCGGGCGGGCGCATCGACCTCGCCTACGAGTCGCCCGACACCGTACGCCTGCGCGGCGAGGGACTGGGCCTGCGCGTCACCGCGGCGGCGAAGGCCCTGACCCCCTTCAGCGGCACCTACTTCTACCGCGACCCGGTGGCGGACGCGCATGTGTTCACCTCCTACGAGACCGGACGCCGCTACCGGATCACCGTGCTGTCCGGCACGGTTGCCGACGAGTCAGGTGCCCAGGTCCTGGGCGCCGGTGAGCGAGGTCTGACCATCACTGCCGGGGCCGACGGATCCTGGGAGGCCTCGGTCGAGGAACTCGACAGTGCCCGCCGACCGTACGCCTCGTCGGCCACGTTCGGCGACGTAGCGGCCGCCGCGCGGCGCTCGTTCGCGGAGTTCGTCGACACGGTGGCCCCGTGGCGCTCGTCCGCCACCCCGGCCGCCGAACTCGCCGCCTACGTGGTGTGGTCAGCGACCGTACAGCCGACGGGCCTGGTCACCCGGCCTGCGGTGCTGATGTCCAAGCACTGGATGGACAAGGTGTGGAGCTGGGACCACTGCTTCAACGCCCTCGCCCTGGCCCCCGGAGCACCCGCCCTGGCCTGGGACCAGTACTCCCTGCCCTTCGACCACCAGGACGAGAGCGGGGCCCTGCCCGACTCGGTCACCCACTCCGAGGTCCTCTACAACTTCGTCAAACCGCCCATCCACGGCTGGGCCCTGGGCCATCTGCGCCGACGGCTGCCCGAACCCCTCGACCAGGCGGAACTGGCCGAGGCGTACGAAAGGCTGACGCGCTGGACGGACTTCTGGCTCACCGCCCGGCGCACCCCCGGCGCCGCCCTGCCCCACTACCAGCACGGCAACGACAGCGGCTGGGACAACGCCACCACCTTCGACCCCGAACGTGTGATCGTCTCCGCCGACCTGGCCGCCTTCCTCATCCTGCAGCTGCGCGAACTCGCCGATCTGGCAACCGAGTTGGGGCGACCTGACGACGCCCACTGGTGGACGCGAGCGGCTGACACGACCCAGGCCGCGATGCTCGACGAACTGTGGACCGGTGACCGGTTCGTCGCCCGTGGAGTCCACAGCGGGGACTCCTGGGACAGTTCCAGCCTGCTCGACCTGATGCCCATCGCGCTGGGCGAGCACCTGCCGGACAGCGTCAGCACGGTGCTGGCCGACCGTATCGACGCCCACCTGACCCCGCACGGGCTGGCCACGGAACTGCCCGCCTCACCGCACTACCTCGCCGACGGCTACTGGCGCGGCCCGATCTGGGCACCCGCCACGGTCCTCATCGAGGACGGGCTGCGCCGCGGCGGGCACGAACGTCTGGCGAACGAGATCAGCGCCCGGTTCCGTGCCCTGTGCGAGACGTACGGGTTCGCGGAGAACTTCGACGCCCTGACCGGCACGGGCCTGCGCGATCGCGCCTACACCTGGACCGCCAGCAGCTACCTCCTCCTCGCCGAGGCCCACGAGCTCCGGCACACCGCACCCGCCACGCGCACCGGCGGCTGA
- a CDS encoding carbohydrate ABC transporter permease codes for MNRRNRTWWKTALGLLLTGIMLFPVYWMLNVSFTRDQDMRKSPPDLFPADATLEGYRAVLDQQLPYLGTSLVVGLGTVVLTVALAAPAGYALAKLRPRGGGVLSFLFLVAQMIPGIIMAMGFYAIYLQLGLLQSVPGLIVADSTLAVPFAVLIFTAFMSGIPGELLQAAQMDGSGPLRTFRSIVLPMSRNSVVTVSLFAFLWSWSDFIFASTLASGGTHQPITLGIYQYIGNNNQEWNAIMATAVVASLPATVILVLAQRYVAAGVTAGAVKD; via the coding sequence ATGAACCGACGCAACCGAACGTGGTGGAAGACAGCCCTCGGCCTCCTGCTGACCGGGATCATGCTCTTCCCGGTCTACTGGATGCTGAACGTGTCCTTCACCCGCGACCAGGACATGCGCAAGTCGCCCCCGGACCTGTTCCCGGCCGACGCCACCCTGGAGGGCTACCGGGCCGTCCTCGACCAGCAGCTTCCCTACCTGGGCACGAGCCTGGTCGTCGGCCTCGGCACGGTCGTGCTGACCGTGGCGCTGGCAGCGCCCGCCGGATACGCGCTGGCGAAACTGCGCCCGCGCGGCGGGGGAGTCCTCAGTTTCCTTTTCCTGGTCGCCCAGATGATCCCCGGCATCATCATGGCGATGGGCTTCTACGCCATCTACCTCCAGCTCGGCCTGCTCCAGTCCGTCCCGGGCCTGATCGTCGCGGACTCCACCCTGGCCGTCCCCTTCGCCGTCCTGATCTTCACCGCGTTCATGTCCGGCATCCCCGGCGAACTGCTCCAGGCCGCGCAGATGGACGGATCCGGGCCGCTGCGCACCTTCCGGTCCATCGTCCTGCCGATGAGCCGCAACTCGGTCGTCACGGTGTCCCTGTTCGCGTTCCTGTGGTCCTGGTCCGACTTCATCTTCGCCAGCACCCTCGCGAGCGGCGGCACCCACCAGCCGATCACCCTCGGCATCTACCAGTACATCGGCAACAACAACCAGGAGTGGAACGCCATCATGGCCACCGCCGTCGTGGCCTCACTGCCCGCCACGGTGATCCTCGTCCTCGCCCAGCGCTACGTCGCCGCCGGCGTGACCGCCGGCGCCGTCAAGGACTGA
- a CDS encoding carbohydrate ABC transporter permease gives MKHTTQLSDHRSVRVRNGAATAAPPPAPARARRRPTSQPGVPPGEAWGRAAWGFLAPVTLYLALFYAYPLYRNLDLSLRNYTVRSFVQGDAPFTGLDNYQKVFADPTFGPALTHTVVFTVVCLVFQYAIGLVLAVFFHQHFRLSATLRALFLVPWLLPLIVSASTWSWMLNSDSGVVNAALHAVGIGPVNWLTSPEWSLTSVIIANIWIGVPFNLVVLYSGLQSIPHSLYEAAALDGAGAWRRFWSITFPLLRPVSAITLLLGLVYTLKVFDIIWIMTKGGPAESSTTFATWSYQLGFGNLLPAFGPGAAVGNLLVVAALAFGLVYMRVQRKQALS, from the coding sequence ATGAAGCACACGACACAGCTGTCGGACCACCGGTCCGTGCGCGTACGGAACGGGGCGGCCACCGCCGCCCCGCCCCCCGCCCCAGCGCGCGCACGGCGCCGTCCGACCTCGCAGCCGGGGGTCCCCCCGGGCGAAGCCTGGGGGAGGGCCGCCTGGGGATTCCTCGCCCCGGTGACCCTCTACCTCGCCCTGTTCTACGCCTATCCGCTCTACCGCAACCTCGATCTGAGCCTGCGCAACTACACCGTCCGCTCCTTCGTCCAGGGCGACGCGCCGTTCACCGGACTGGACAACTACCAGAAGGTCTTCGCCGACCCGACCTTCGGTCCGGCGCTCACCCACACGGTGGTGTTCACCGTCGTGTGCCTGGTCTTCCAGTACGCCATCGGCCTGGTGCTCGCGGTCTTCTTCCACCAGCACTTCCGGTTGTCCGCGACCTTGCGGGCCCTGTTCCTGGTGCCGTGGCTGCTGCCGCTGATCGTGTCGGCCTCCACCTGGTCGTGGATGCTCAACAGCGACTCCGGTGTCGTCAACGCGGCTCTGCATGCCGTCGGTATCGGTCCGGTGAACTGGCTGACGTCACCGGAGTGGTCGCTGACGTCGGTGATCATCGCGAACATCTGGATCGGCGTCCCGTTCAACCTGGTCGTGCTCTACAGCGGCCTCCAGTCCATCCCCCACAGCCTCTACGAAGCGGCCGCCCTCGACGGCGCCGGCGCCTGGCGACGCTTCTGGAGCATCACCTTCCCGCTGCTGCGCCCGGTGTCCGCGATCACCCTGCTGCTGGGGCTGGTCTACACGCTCAAGGTCTTCGACATCATCTGGATCATGACCAAGGGCGGCCCCGCCGAGTCGTCCACCACCTTCGCCACCTGGTCCTACCAGCTCGGCTTCGGCAACCTGCTGCCCGCCTTCGGCCCCGGAGCGGCCGTCGGCAACCTGCTCGTCGTCGCCGCCCTGGCCTTCGGCCTGGTCTACATGAGGGTCCAGCGGAAGCAGGCACTGTCGTGA
- a CDS encoding extracellular solute-binding protein, with product MNTTAGRRLTAAALTVVAVATSATACSAGGSGTSSKAADSGTYSIWDPYPQFDKGSAWAKLLDGCGAEAGVKIKRTAFDTSDLSNKALLAAQQDNSADVLIVDNPVVSTLAEAGVLTATDDNKLDTSKADPNLLAAGQSGGKTYGTPIGANTLALYYNKKVLKAAGVDISSVKDWKSLTAALEKVKAAGKKGITFSAIGTEEGTFQFLPWLWGSGAQLTELDSDKAASALSLWTGWLKKGYAPNSVINNTQTTSWQEFASGDYAFAENGTWQLANAEKAGFEYGVIPVPAASGGNAAAPTGGEFVTIPVQGDTGRYATSKKLVSCLTNSQNLLDTDTTLSYVAPTGEVQDKQVAAKPELKPWVEAVKAAKGRTSDDLGTKYPKISEQIWKAVQSALSGAASPKDALSAAQSAAK from the coding sequence ATGAACACAACCGCCGGACGGCGCCTCACCGCCGCAGCCCTGACCGTCGTCGCCGTCGCCACCAGCGCCACCGCGTGTTCCGCCGGTGGCAGCGGCACCTCCTCGAAGGCCGCGGACAGCGGCACGTACAGCATCTGGGACCCGTACCCGCAGTTCGACAAGGGCTCGGCGTGGGCGAAGCTGCTGGACGGCTGCGGCGCCGAGGCCGGGGTGAAGATCAAGCGGACCGCGTTCGACACCAGTGACCTGTCGAACAAGGCGCTGCTGGCAGCCCAGCAGGACAACTCCGCCGACGTCCTCATCGTCGACAACCCGGTGGTGTCCACGCTGGCCGAGGCGGGGGTACTCACCGCGACCGACGACAACAAGCTGGACACCTCGAAGGCGGACCCCAACCTGCTCGCGGCCGGCCAGTCGGGCGGGAAGACGTACGGCACGCCGATCGGCGCCAACACCCTGGCCCTCTACTACAACAAGAAGGTCCTGAAGGCGGCCGGGGTGGACATCTCCTCGGTCAAGGACTGGAAGTCGCTGACGGCAGCCCTGGAGAAGGTGAAGGCGGCGGGCAAGAAGGGCATCACGTTCTCCGCCATCGGGACCGAGGAGGGCACCTTCCAGTTCCTGCCCTGGTTGTGGGGCTCGGGCGCACAGCTGACCGAACTGGACTCGGACAAGGCCGCCTCGGCGCTGTCGCTGTGGACCGGCTGGCTGAAGAAGGGCTACGCGCCCAACTCGGTCATCAACAACACGCAGACCACCAGCTGGCAGGAGTTCGCGAGCGGGGACTACGCGTTCGCCGAGAACGGCACCTGGCAGCTCGCCAACGCCGAGAAGGCCGGCTTCGAGTACGGGGTCATTCCCGTTCCCGCCGCCTCGGGGGGCAACGCCGCGGCGCCTACCGGCGGTGAGTTCGTCACCATCCCGGTGCAGGGCGACACCGGCCGCTACGCCACCTCGAAGAAGCTGGTCTCCTGTCTGACCAACTCGCAGAACCTCCTCGACACCGACACCACCCTGTCCTACGTCGCGCCCACCGGCGAGGTGCAGGACAAGCAGGTGGCGGCCAAGCCCGAGCTCAAGCCCTGGGTGGAGGCGGTCAAGGCGGCCAAGGGCCGCACCAGCGACGACCTGGGCACCAAGTACCCCAAGATCTCCGAGCAGATATGGAAGGCCGTCCAGTCCGCCCTCAGCGGTGCCGCGTCCCCGAAGGACGCCCTCTCCGCCGCACAGTCCGCCGCCAAGTAG
- a CDS encoding LacI family DNA-binding transcriptional regulator, translating to MNIGEIAKRAGVSRSTVSYALSGKRPVSDDTREKVQRVIDELGYRPNASARALANGRTSTIGLVFPPAGNHYTGMQLDFIGSVVEAAAAYDYDVLLSPSGVDSDRSFQRLLGERRVDGAILMEIRLQDDRIDHLTAVDFPSVAIGRTAHPEGGWWVGLDHTALVEACVHHLADLGHRRIAFVNRSEQLLRAGYESAHRGLDGFAKAAAERGLTVQTYCCGDDATSGQACLERILHDDPATTGLVTLNEAALGGLYRGLAEAGRHVPRDFSVTGVVASRWAETVTPQLTAADVPAEQMGRLAVDLLVERLGHPGAVARHHLLRPPISLRASTGPAGTTPAETTSDAPPPGGADLPHAP from the coding sequence GTGAACATCGGTGAGATAGCCAAGCGGGCCGGTGTCTCGCGGAGCACCGTGTCCTACGCGCTGAGCGGCAAGCGTCCGGTGTCGGACGACACCCGTGAGAAGGTCCAGCGGGTCATCGACGAGCTGGGCTACCGGCCGAACGCGAGTGCTCGGGCTCTGGCCAACGGCCGGACCAGCACCATCGGTCTGGTCTTCCCGCCCGCCGGGAACCACTACACCGGTATGCAGCTGGACTTCATCGGCAGCGTGGTGGAGGCCGCCGCGGCCTACGACTACGACGTGCTGCTCTCCCCGAGCGGTGTGGACAGCGACCGCTCATTCCAGCGGCTGCTGGGCGAGCGCCGGGTCGACGGTGCGATCCTCATGGAGATCCGGCTGCAGGACGACCGCATCGACCACCTCACCGCCGTGGACTTTCCCTCCGTCGCCATCGGACGCACCGCCCATCCGGAGGGCGGCTGGTGGGTCGGCCTGGACCACACCGCGCTGGTGGAGGCCTGCGTCCACCACCTCGCGGACCTGGGCCACCGCAGGATCGCCTTCGTCAACCGGTCCGAGCAACTTTTGCGGGCCGGGTACGAATCCGCCCACCGGGGTCTCGACGGCTTCGCCAAGGCCGCGGCGGAACGCGGGCTCACCGTACAGACGTACTGCTGCGGCGACGACGCCACCTCGGGCCAGGCATGCCTGGAGCGGATCCTCCACGACGACCCCGCCACCACGGGTCTGGTCACACTCAACGAGGCGGCGCTGGGCGGCCTCTACCGAGGGCTGGCCGAGGCCGGCCGCCATGTACCGCGCGACTTCTCCGTCACCGGAGTCGTGGCCAGCCGTTGGGCGGAGACGGTGACCCCGCAGCTCACCGCGGCGGACGTGCCGGCGGAACAGATGGGCCGCCTCGCCGTCGACCTGCTCGTCGAGCGGCTCGGCCATCCCGGTGCGGTTGCCCGGCATCACCTGCTCAGGCCGCCGATCTCGCTGCGGGCGAGCACCGGGCCCGCCGGCACCACACCGGCGGAGACCACGTCCGACGCCCCGCCTCCGGGCGGCGCCGATCTCCCCCATGCCCCCTGA
- a CDS encoding glycosyltransferase produces the protein MTERDVFLVSNSVDEMGGVTSWSHQMARLFTERGHRVHVIGVTTPEDPHDLGELAYPTTRLYEGQPPAPGRARDASMREKAAVLTGLFRAARPGGVVIVTQVWAMEWVKLADTTGLTVIGMSHESFETSKRSSRFQRVLKHYRDVDRMLVLTREDADLWIGAGLNNASYLPNAVPWLPDVPSPRTEKAVISIGRLSDEKGVDMLLDTWSEVAPRHPGWVLKIYGSGEDEEILRKQCTTLGLDGSVRWMGRTNDVPGALRGGSVFALSSRGEGFPLALMEAMAMGVPCTAFDCAPGVHEIVRDGEDGLLARPGNTGELARKLDLLMSDVGLRDRMGDAARENIRRYGAEEIAGRWEALFGFLER, from the coding sequence ATGACGGAGCGGGACGTCTTCCTGGTCTCCAACAGCGTGGACGAGATGGGCGGCGTGACCAGCTGGTCCCACCAGATGGCCCGGCTCTTCACCGAGCGCGGCCACCGCGTCCACGTCATCGGTGTCACCACCCCCGAGGACCCGCACGACCTCGGCGAACTCGCGTATCCCACCACCCGGTTGTACGAGGGCCAGCCGCCCGCCCCCGGCCGGGCGCGGGACGCGAGCATGCGGGAGAAGGCCGCCGTGCTGACGGGCCTCTTCCGCGCCGCGCGCCCCGGCGGGGTCGTCATCGTGACCCAGGTGTGGGCGATGGAGTGGGTGAAGCTCGCCGACACCACCGGCCTGACCGTCATCGGGATGAGCCACGAGTCCTTCGAGACCTCGAAACGGTCCTCGCGCTTCCAGCGGGTCCTCAAGCACTACCGGGACGTCGACCGCATGCTCGTCCTCACCCGCGAGGACGCCGACCTGTGGATCGGCGCGGGCCTCAACAACGCCTCGTATCTGCCGAACGCCGTGCCCTGGCTGCCGGACGTGCCCTCACCGCGCACCGAGAAGGCCGTGATCAGCATCGGCCGGCTCAGCGACGAGAAGGGCGTCGACATGCTCCTCGACACCTGGTCCGAGGTGGCGCCCCGCCACCCCGGCTGGGTCCTGAAGATCTACGGCTCCGGCGAGGACGAGGAGATCCTACGGAAGCAGTGCACCACCCTCGGCCTCGACGGCTCGGTGCGGTGGATGGGCCGCACGAACGACGTGCCGGGCGCGTTGCGGGGCGGCTCGGTGTTCGCGCTGTCCTCCAGGGGCGAGGGCTTCCCCCTCGCACTCATGGAGGCCATGGCCATGGGCGTCCCCTGCACCGCCTTCGACTGCGCCCCCGGCGTCCACGAGATAGTCCGTGACGGCGAGGACGGTCTCCTCGCCAGGCCCGGCAACACGGGCGAACTCGCCCGCAAGCTGGACCTGTTGATGTCGGACGTGGGGTTGCGGGACCGGATGGGAGACGCGGCGAGGGAGAACATACGGCGGTACGGGGCGGAGGAGATCGCCGGGAGGTGGGAAGCGCTGTTCGGCTTTCTGGAGAGGTAA
- a CDS encoding CDP-glycerol glycerophosphotransferase family protein: MNEVNVDVDQRPSVADVAMSVVVIVYNDEARLPTAVRSVLEQTLRGVEVVIVDDHSTDGSYEVARRLAAEHPDRVRAHRLPENSGGCGAPRNHGILKARGAYVLFLDSDDVLERNACRNFLEAAETTGADLVSGLCVRVHVDSRHRKEVRWYPWLYARTRTLDSVSELPDLLVYDTLSTNKCYRRQFLVDSGLDFPVGIHYEDLLFSAQAYTAARRITLIPNRVYDWNVAEKADAKSISNRRAEIANFAHRMEMHRRVDRLLADRGLPELKFRKDVKFLKHDLVLHLRDLPFRDASYRQEFAALARPYLASIDPAAYDEVEPIHAVCAYLLRRSDWDNLLPAVDTLTNRDKVSAPLAEREGRVYWCAEHIDEDPLARRVLDVTELGYHARPVGKLFLRNELTEYRQEDGGGAVRLAGRVTNPLGVIPPGARLTAELEFYARRQGVRFQTFRFPVATVRHEGPHVSWEAAANLSKGLRPLGIVDAVWDVRLHLVVDGERTTTRLTAAGPGLTTGAIPVRPRLTRLVADRVEPQVSARGHLAFRLVPDKKANVLVTRGLQGPPGRLAKAGYRKAKTLRKKATSGDTKLRLYRDVFLRMPAHKRLVVFESHLGRQYSDSPRAIYEEMRRQGIDFEAVWSYTGKPQGFPKDATLVRRWSLPYLRALARAAYWIDNQSYPLKLTKRPGTTYIQTWHGSALKRMGFDEPGWKLMSRAEQAEQQRTLDRFDHFLIRSEHDVRTLAKAFRLPEKALLRVGYPRNDALAQARGATERPPLAAELGIPSDKKVLLYAPTFRQHGGRRFALPFDVERFAEAFGDEYVLLVRAHYLNHVVLPPSVRGRVIDVSDHHDVTPVLALADALITDYSSVMFDYALLDRPMLFFPYDYEEYVHEGRGTYFDLLERAPGPVVRTEDELHSVLGASPLEEQTVKYAAARERFVADFGEYDKGTAARRIVEEFFADWRKA; this comes from the coding sequence ATGAACGAGGTGAATGTGGACGTCGATCAGCGACCCTCCGTAGCCGACGTCGCCATGTCCGTCGTCGTGATCGTCTACAACGACGAGGCCAGGCTGCCCACGGCCGTACGCTCGGTGCTGGAGCAGACACTGCGCGGCGTCGAGGTCGTGATCGTGGACGACCACAGCACGGACGGCTCGTACGAGGTGGCCCGCCGCCTCGCCGCCGAGCACCCCGACCGGGTACGGGCGCACCGGCTCCCCGAGAACAGCGGCGGCTGCGGCGCGCCCCGCAACCACGGCATCCTGAAGGCCCGCGGCGCGTACGTCCTCTTCCTCGACAGCGACGACGTCCTGGAGCGCAACGCCTGCCGCAACTTCCTGGAGGCGGCCGAGACCACCGGCGCCGACCTGGTCTCCGGCCTCTGCGTCCGCGTCCACGTCGACTCGCGCCACCGCAAGGAGGTCAGGTGGTACCCGTGGCTGTACGCCCGCACCCGCACCCTCGACTCGGTCTCCGAGCTGCCTGACCTGCTGGTCTACGACACCCTGTCGACCAACAAGTGCTACCGCCGGCAGTTCCTGGTCGACAGCGGCCTGGACTTCCCCGTCGGCATCCACTACGAGGACCTGCTCTTCTCCGCCCAGGCGTACACGGCCGCCCGCCGCATCACGCTCATACCGAACCGGGTCTACGACTGGAACGTGGCCGAGAAGGCCGACGCCAAGTCGATCAGCAACCGCCGGGCCGAGATCGCCAACTTCGCGCACCGCATGGAGATGCACCGCCGGGTCGACCGGCTGCTCGCCGACCGGGGCCTGCCGGAGCTGAAGTTCCGCAAGGACGTCAAGTTCCTCAAGCACGACCTGGTCCTGCACCTGCGCGACCTGCCCTTCCGGGACGCCTCCTACCGCCAGGAGTTCGCCGCTCTCGCCCGCCCCTACCTGGCGTCGATCGACCCGGCCGCGTACGACGAGGTCGAGCCGATCCACGCGGTCTGCGCGTATCTGCTCCGCCGGAGCGACTGGGACAACCTGCTGCCCGCCGTGGACACGCTCACCAACCGTGACAAGGTCTCCGCCCCGCTCGCCGAGCGCGAGGGGCGGGTCTACTGGTGCGCCGAACACATCGACGAGGACCCCCTCGCCCGCCGGGTCCTGGACGTCACCGAGCTCGGCTATCACGCCCGTCCGGTCGGGAAGCTGTTCCTGCGCAACGAACTGACCGAGTACCGGCAGGAGGACGGGGGCGGTGCCGTCCGGCTCGCGGGCCGCGTCACCAACCCCCTCGGCGTCATCCCGCCCGGTGCCCGGCTCACCGCCGAGCTGGAGTTCTACGCCCGACGGCAGGGCGTACGCTTCCAGACCTTCCGCTTCCCGGTGGCCACGGTGCGGCACGAGGGCCCGCACGTCTCCTGGGAGGCCGCGGCGAACCTGTCGAAGGGCCTGCGCCCGCTCGGCATCGTGGACGCCGTCTGGGACGTACGCCTCCACCTGGTCGTCGACGGCGAGCGCACGACGACCCGCCTCACCGCCGCCGGCCCCGGCCTCACGACCGGCGCGATACCGGTGCGCCCCCGCCTCACCCGGCTGGTCGCCGACCGCGTCGAGCCGCAGGTCTCCGCCCGCGGCCACCTCGCCTTCCGCCTCGTCCCCGACAAGAAGGCGAACGTCCTCGTCACCCGCGGCCTGCAGGGCCCCCCCGGCCGCCTCGCCAAGGCCGGCTACCGCAAGGCGAAGACCCTGCGCAAGAAGGCCACCTCCGGAGACACCAAGCTCCGCCTCTACCGCGACGTCTTCCTGCGCATGCCGGCGCACAAGCGCCTGGTGGTCTTCGAGAGCCACCTGGGCCGGCAGTACAGCGACAGCCCCCGGGCGATCTACGAGGAGATGCGCCGGCAGGGCATCGACTTCGAGGCGGTGTGGTCGTACACGGGCAAGCCGCAGGGCTTCCCCAAGGACGCCACGCTGGTGCGCCGCTGGTCGCTGCCGTACCTGCGCGCGCTGGCCCGCGCCGCGTACTGGATCGACAACCAGAGCTACCCGCTGAAGCTGACCAAGCGCCCCGGGACGACGTACATCCAGACCTGGCACGGCTCCGCGCTCAAGCGGATGGGCTTCGACGAACCCGGCTGGAAGCTCATGTCCCGCGCCGAGCAGGCGGAGCAGCAGCGCACCCTGGACCGTTTCGACCACTTCCTGATCCGCTCCGAGCACGATGTCCGCACCCTCGCCAAGGCCTTCCGGCTGCCGGAGAAGGCGCTGCTGCGGGTCGGCTACCCGCGCAACGACGCCCTCGCGCAGGCACGCGGAGCGACCGAACGGCCGCCGCTGGCCGCCGAGTTGGGCATTCCGTCCGACAAGAAGGTCCTGCTGTACGCCCCAACCTTCCGCCAGCACGGCGGGCGCCGTTTCGCGCTGCCCTTCGACGTGGAGCGGTTCGCGGAGGCGTTCGGCGATGAGTACGTCCTCCTCGTCCGCGCGCACTACCTCAACCACGTCGTCCTCCCGCCGTCCGTACGAGGCCGGGTCATCGACGTGTCGGACCACCACGACGTGACCCCCGTCCTCGCCCTCGCCGACGCCCTGATCACGGACTACTCGTCGGTGATGTTCGACTACGCCCTGCTGGACCGCCCGATGCTCTTCTTCCCCTACGACTACGAGGAGTACGTGCACGAGGGCCGCGGCACCTATTTCGACCTGCTGGAACGGGCACCGGGCCCGGTCGTCCGCACCGAGGACGAACTCCACTCCGTGCTGGGCGCTTCGCCGCTGGAGGAGCAGACGGTCAAGTACGCGGCCGCGCGCGAGCGGTTCGTGGCCGACTTCGGCGAGTACGACAAGGGCACCGCCGCGCGGCGCATCGTCGAGGAGTTCTTCGCCGACTGGAGGAAAGCGTGA
- a CDS encoding LLM class F420-dependent oxidoreductase: MPALSPQGRLAYGIQLPVQSQSTIYAEPWEASAGPDDLLAVARTADHAGFAYLASCDHVAIPRRLASAMSTVWYDPVATLSFLAAATERVRLLSHVAVVGLRHPLATAKQYATLDHLSGGRLILGVGAGHVREEFEALGADFERRGPVLDECVDALRAALGPDEFPEHHGKLYDFEGLGQRPRPAQERVPVWVGGSSPAAVRRAALKGDGWLPQGDPRDRLPAQIARIRRLREEAARGSAADGHGEGPFTVGAITEPLYVGTPGWDVGRRTVTGAPDALAESLRAYRAMGVDQLQVRFRSRSRSELTDQMAAFGAQVRPLL, encoded by the coding sequence ATGCCAGCCCTGTCGCCGCAAGGCCGTCTCGCCTACGGCATCCAGCTGCCAGTCCAGTCGCAGAGCACGATCTACGCCGAACCCTGGGAGGCATCCGCCGGCCCGGACGACCTGCTCGCCGTCGCCCGCACCGCCGACCACGCCGGCTTCGCCTACCTGGCGAGCTGCGACCACGTCGCCATCCCGCGCCGCCTCGCGTCCGCGATGAGCACGGTCTGGTACGACCCCGTCGCCACCCTCTCCTTCCTCGCGGCCGCGACCGAGCGCGTCCGGCTGCTCAGTCACGTGGCCGTGGTGGGCCTGCGCCATCCCCTCGCCACGGCCAAGCAGTACGCCACCCTCGACCACCTCAGCGGCGGGCGGCTCATCCTCGGGGTCGGCGCCGGGCATGTGCGGGAGGAGTTCGAGGCGCTGGGCGCCGACTTCGAGCGGCGCGGACCCGTGCTCGACGAATGCGTCGACGCCCTGCGCGCCGCCCTCGGGCCGGACGAGTTCCCCGAGCACCACGGCAAGCTCTACGACTTCGAGGGGCTCGGGCAGCGGCCGCGGCCCGCTCAGGAGCGTGTCCCGGTATGGGTCGGCGGGTCCTCCCCGGCCGCCGTACGCCGGGCCGCCCTCAAGGGCGACGGGTGGCTGCCGCAGGGGGATCCGCGGGACCGGCTCCCCGCGCAGATCGCCCGGATACGGCGCCTCAGGGAAGAAGCGGCCCGCGGCTCAGCCGCTGATGGACACGGCGAGGGGCCGTTCACCGTCGGCGCCATCACCGAGCCGCTGTATGTCGGGACGCCGGGGTGGGACGTCGGGCGCAGGACGGTCACCGGAGCGCCGGACGCCCTCGCGGAGTCCCTGCGCGCCTACCGCGCGATGGGGGTGGACCAGCTCCAGGTGCGGTTCCGCAGCCGCAGCCGCAGTGAACTCACCGACCAGATGGCGGCGTTCGGGGCACAGGTGCGACCCCTGTTGTAG